A part of Streptomyces sp. NBC_01497 genomic DNA contains:
- a CDS encoding SMC family ATPase, producing the protein MRLHRLTVTAFGPFAGTQEIDFDALASAGVFLLRGQTGAGKTSLLDAVCFALYGGVPGARQKPGVVLRSDHAAPGTLTEVTLDLTVAGRRVEVTRSPAQQRPKKGRAGFTTVKAASTLREYDAAAGAWRALSRTHQEIGKEITELLGMSREQFCQVVLLPQGDFAQFLQADAEQRAKLLGRLFDTRRFAAVEERLAELRRGAEARVRAGDERLCATAQRIAQAAGPGGAPPLPEAGPGDPGLAPDILAWAAMARSLARERCDIAQGAQDAAAARQAEARADLDRQGELARLQQRFTETRERAAAVEKSRARRDEAQEALDADRRAERVQEALTHRDVAVREHEEALAAHASVRRPLPGDLADAGAEQLTSVERTVRQELGELASARVAEARVLEIHRERAELERQLQADEDAVREAGAWLAGWDDRQAGLREAIEEAQQAATRAERFAGLLDPAVRRLEAARERDAAERAEALAGARATRARETAAAAHEKWLDLRERRLDGMAAELAAGLRTGEPCAVCGAVEHPARARPADGQVDAAAEDAAQAAHRFAEEERRTADDAHTRVRETYAAARAASGDTPVVELAEEAARLTREHDTARTAAARAHPAREALATAEREHRDRQAARQRSERAVAALTSQREALDREQGSLSEELTRVRGAASGIAQRAAELERRADLLAAAADAVRGVEITARRLKDADARVSDAAFRAGFDTPAAAGAALLDGPARRELQHRIDAWQREAAIVAERLAERDAHDAGARSPAAPGAARSAHDAAERALRDASTALAAARERRTELGDLSARAEAEVRSLGPLRGDYDRVAGLATLTAGTSADNERRMRLESYVLAARLEQVAAAATVRLQQMSSGRYVLVHTDARVGQRRSGLGLQVVDAWTGSARDTATLSGGETFFVSLALALGLADVVSDEAGGVRLDTLFIDEGFGTLDDQTLDEVLDVLDGLRERDRSVGIVSHVADLRRRIPVQLEVVKERHGSAVRLRTAPLD; encoded by the coding sequence TCGACCTCACCGTCGCGGGCCGCCGCGTCGAGGTCACCCGCAGTCCCGCACAGCAGCGGCCGAAGAAGGGCCGCGCCGGATTCACCACGGTCAAGGCCGCGAGCACCCTGAGGGAGTACGACGCGGCGGCGGGCGCCTGGCGGGCGCTCAGCCGCACGCATCAGGAGATCGGCAAGGAGATCACCGAGCTGCTCGGCATGAGCCGCGAGCAGTTCTGCCAGGTGGTCCTCCTGCCGCAGGGCGACTTCGCGCAGTTCCTCCAGGCGGACGCGGAACAGCGCGCCAAGCTGCTCGGCCGGCTGTTCGACACGCGCAGGTTCGCCGCCGTCGAGGAGCGGCTCGCCGAACTCCGGCGTGGCGCGGAAGCGCGGGTGCGGGCGGGTGACGAGCGGCTGTGCGCGACGGCACAGCGCATCGCGCAGGCCGCGGGCCCCGGGGGCGCGCCGCCGTTGCCCGAGGCGGGGCCGGGCGATCCCGGCCTGGCGCCGGACATCCTCGCCTGGGCCGCCATGGCGCGCTCCCTCGCGCGGGAGCGGTGCGACATCGCGCAGGGCGCGCAGGACGCGGCGGCGGCCCGGCAGGCCGAGGCCCGCGCCGACCTGGACCGGCAGGGTGAACTGGCCCGGCTGCAGCAGCGGTTCACCGAGACCCGGGAGCGCGCCGCGGCGGTCGAGAAGTCCCGCGCGCGGAGGGACGAAGCACAGGAGGCACTGGACGCGGACCGCAGGGCCGAACGCGTCCAGGAGGCGCTGACGCACCGCGACGTCGCGGTGCGGGAGCACGAAGAGGCCCTTGCCGCCCACGCGTCCGTCCGCCGTCCGCTGCCCGGGGACCTGGCCGACGCGGGTGCCGAACAGCTCACCTCGGTGGAGCGCACCGTACGGCAGGAACTCGGGGAGCTCGCCTCGGCGCGCGTGGCGGAAGCGCGGGTCCTGGAGATCCACCGTGAACGGGCCGAACTGGAACGCCAGTTGCAGGCCGACGAGGACGCCGTACGCGAAGCGGGGGCGTGGCTCGCCGGATGGGACGACCGGCAGGCCGGCCTGCGGGAGGCGATCGAGGAGGCCCAGCAGGCCGCCACCCGGGCGGAACGCTTCGCGGGCCTGCTCGACCCGGCCGTCCGGCGGCTCGAAGCGGCCCGTGAACGGGACGCGGCGGAGCGGGCGGAGGCCCTGGCCGGGGCCCGTGCGACGCGCGCCCGCGAGACGGCGGCCGCGGCCCACGAGAAGTGGCTCGACCTGCGCGAGCGGCGCCTCGACGGCATGGCGGCCGAACTCGCCGCGGGCCTCAGGACCGGCGAGCCGTGCGCGGTCTGCGGCGCCGTCGAGCACCCGGCACGCGCGCGCCCCGCCGACGGCCAGGTCGACGCGGCGGCCGAGGACGCGGCACAGGCCGCCCACCGGTTCGCGGAGGAGGAGCGCCGCACGGCCGACGACGCGCACACGCGGGTACGGGAGACGTACGCTGCGGCGCGCGCCGCCTCGGGCGACACCCCGGTGGTCGAACTCGCAGAAGAAGCAGCCCGGTTGACCCGGGAACACGACACCGCGCGGACAGCGGCCGCCCGCGCGCACCCCGCGCGCGAAGCGCTCGCCACGGCGGAGCGCGAACACCGCGACCGGCAGGCGGCCCGGCAGCGGTCCGAACGCGCCGTCGCCGCGCTCACCTCCCAGCGCGAGGCGCTCGACCGCGAACAGGGATCCCTCTCCGAGGAACTGACGCGGGTGCGGGGCGCCGCGTCCGGGATCGCCCAGCGCGCCGCCGAACTGGAGCGTCGCGCGGACCTGCTCGCCGCGGCGGCCGACGCCGTGCGGGGCGTGGAGATCACGGCACGCCGGCTCAAGGACGCCGACGCGCGTGTCTCGGACGCGGCGTTCCGGGCCGGGTTCGACACGCCCGCCGCAGCGGGTGCCGCGCTGCTGGACGGCCCCGCGAGGCGAGAGCTCCAGCACCGGATCGACGCCTGGCAGCGCGAGGCGGCGATCGTCGCCGAGCGACTCGCGGAGCGGGACGCCCATGACGCGGGCGCGCGTTCGCCGGCGGCCCCCGGCGCGGCCCGCTCCGCGCACGACGCGGCCGAACGCGCGCTGCGCGACGCCTCGACCGCCCTCGCCGCCGCGCGGGAGCGTCGCACGGAACTCGGCGACCTGTCAGCACGTGCCGAGGCGGAGGTCCGGTCCCTCGGCCCCCTGCGCGGGGACTACGACCGGGTGGCCGGGCTCGCGACCCTCACCGCGGGCACCTCAGCCGACAACGAGCGGCGCATGCGCCTGGAGTCGTACGTGCTGGCGGCGCGCCTCGAACAGGTGGCGGCGGCCGCGACGGTCCGCCTCCAGCAGATGTCGTCGGGGCGGTACGTGCTCGTGCACACCGACGCCCGGGTCGGCCAGCGGCGTTCGGGCCTCGGCCTGCAGGTCGTTGACGCCTGGACGGGCAGCGCCCGCGACACGGCGACCTTGTCGGGCGGCGAGACGTTCTTCGTCTCCCTGGCCCTCGCACTCGGCCTCGCCGACGTCGTCAGTGACGAGGCGGGCGGCGTGCGCCTCGACACCCTCTTCATCGACGAGGGCTTCGGAACCCTGGACGATCAGACGCTCGACGAGGTCCTGGACGTGCTGGACGGACTGCGTGAGCGGGATCGCAGTGTCGGCATCGTCAGCCATGTCGCGGATCTGCGCCGCCGGATCCCGGTCCAGCTGGAGGTGGTCAAGGAGCGCCACGGCTCGGCGGTTCGGCTGCGTACGGCGCCCCTGGACTGA
- a CDS encoding Lrp/AsnC family transcriptional regulator, with the protein MTAYSPDATDWRILDVLQRDGRASFAELARSVSMSASAVTERVRRLEEAGVIAGYAAVVEPERVGLPVLAFVRLRYPHGNYKPFHDLVEAMPEILEAHHVTGDDCFVLKVAARSMRHLEEVSGRIGGLGSVTTSVVYSSPLPRRPLGH; encoded by the coding sequence ATGACCGCGTATTCCCCGGACGCCACCGACTGGCGGATCCTGGACGTCCTCCAACGCGACGGGCGGGCCAGTTTCGCCGAGTTGGCGCGGTCGGTCTCCATGTCGGCGAGCGCGGTGACGGAGCGCGTCAGGCGGCTTGAGGAGGCCGGCGTGATCGCCGGGTACGCGGCCGTGGTCGAGCCCGAGCGGGTGGGCCTGCCGGTCCTCGCCTTCGTCCGGCTGCGCTATCCGCACGGCAACTACAAGCCGTTCCACGATCTCGTCGAGGCGATGCCGGAGATCCTGGAGGCGCATCATGTCACCGGGGACGACTGCTTCGTACTGAAGGTCGCCGCACGGTCGATGCGTCACCTGGAGGAGGTGTCGGGCCGTATCGGCGGGCTCGGCTCCGTGACGACGAGTGTCGTGTACTCCTCGCCGCTGCCGCGCAGGCCGCTCGGACACTGA
- a CDS encoding rhodanese-like domain-containing protein → MTRYTAPGEPFPVPVPVPVPVPVAAGAVLRVPPAAPAEAVAYFQAGLAFHTDVSDVAAALAAGTDPGFVLLDARSEESWHQGHIPGAVHLPTARIAEEAGHLLDRRAPVVTYCWGPGCDGAARAALELARLGFAVKEMLGGIEYWIREGFETETADGRTRRIPDPLTAPVSAACGC, encoded by the coding sequence ATGACCAGATACACCGCACCCGGCGAACCGTTTCCCGTCCCCGTCCCCGTCCCCGTCCCGGTCCCCGTCGCGGCGGGCGCGGTACTGCGCGTGCCGCCGGCCGCACCCGCCGAGGCGGTGGCGTACTTCCAGGCGGGTCTCGCCTTCCACACCGACGTCTCCGACGTCGCGGCGGCGCTCGCGGCCGGCACCGACCCCGGATTCGTCCTCCTCGACGCGCGATCCGAGGAGTCCTGGCACCAGGGGCACATCCCCGGCGCCGTCCACCTGCCCACCGCGCGGATCGCCGAGGAGGCGGGGCACCTGCTGGACCGGCGCGCACCGGTGGTGACGTACTGCTGGGGCCCGGGCTGCGACGGCGCCGCGCGGGCAGCTCTGGAACTCGCCAGGCTCGGCTTCGCGGTCAAGGAGATGCTCGGCGGTATCGAGTACTGGATCCGCGAGGGCTTCGAGACCGAGACGGCCGACGGCCGTACACGCCGGATCCCCGACCCGCTGACCGCGCCCGTGTCGGCGGCGTGCGGCTGCTGA
- a CDS encoding ATP-grasp domain-containing protein: protein MADFLYCSDPLRPGRVDPVFSEEAWSAASAGAGVALLDHDALAAGDAEGALRRVPRGSGPYWYRGWMMPPGTYAALGGGLAERGCRLLTDAAAYRRAHELPGWYEAFEGLTPRSVWRPCAPGAPPDRRDLVALVSPLGPGAAVVKDYVKSRKHEWTEACYVSSLADATSLSRVVARMFALQDEALTGGLVVRCHEPFTPGGEARVWWVDGDPVLTTAHPDTPDDLPAPELDAVAAAVRGLACRFVTTDLALRRDGRWRVVEVGDGQVSGLPPSADASALFAALAAGPAGPH, encoded by the coding sequence ATGGCGGATTTTCTGTACTGCTCCGACCCGTTGCGCCCCGGCCGGGTCGATCCGGTGTTCTCCGAGGAGGCGTGGAGCGCGGCGTCGGCGGGTGCCGGCGTCGCCCTGCTGGACCACGACGCGCTCGCGGCAGGTGATGCCGAGGGCGCGCTGCGGCGCGTGCCGCGCGGGTCGGGTCCGTACTGGTACCGGGGGTGGATGATGCCGCCGGGCACGTACGCGGCGCTGGGAGGCGGCCTGGCGGAGCGCGGCTGCCGGCTTCTCACCGACGCCGCCGCGTACCGGCGCGCGCACGAACTGCCGGGCTGGTACGAGGCATTCGAGGGACTCACGCCGCGCAGCGTCTGGCGTCCGTGCGCCCCGGGCGCACCACCGGACCGGCGTGACCTCGTGGCGCTGGTGTCCCCGCTCGGGCCGGGGGCCGCCGTGGTGAAGGACTACGTGAAGTCACGCAAGCACGAGTGGACTGAGGCGTGCTACGTGTCCTCCCTCGCCGACGCGACGTCGCTGTCGCGGGTGGTGGCCCGGATGTTCGCCCTGCAGGACGAGGCGTTGACGGGCGGGCTGGTCGTGCGGTGCCACGAGCCGTTCACGCCGGGCGGCGAGGCTCGGGTGTGGTGGGTGGACGGCGATCCGGTCCTGACGACAGCTCACCCGGACACGCCCGACGACCTGCCGGCGCCGGAACTCGACGCCGTGGCGGCGGCCGTCCGGGGGCTCGCCTGCCGGTTCGTCACCACGGATCTGGCGCTGCGGCGGGACGGCAGGTGGAGAGTGGTCGAAGTGGGTGACGGGCAGGTGTCCGGCCTGCCGCCGTCGGCGGACGCGTCGGCGCTCTTCGCGGCGCTGGCGGCGGGCCCTGCCGGACCCCACTGA
- a CDS encoding DUF885 domain-containing protein yields the protein MSDTAGSALPRQVADAYVDALIELDPITGTYLGVKESNGRLPDFSPAGSAAQAELDRATLARLDEAERQPGADGDAERLCGRLLRERLTAALAVYEADEHLRAVSNIHSPAHSVREVFTLMPTGSDEDWAAVLARLGAVPAAFEGYRASLGLGLERGLKGGPRPTATFVEQLTDWAGEEHGWFEEFVAQAPEPLSKELTTAARTATDAVRDLRDWMRDVYAPAVAGAPDTVGAERYARWSRYFNGTDLDLNEAYAYGWSEYHRLHAEMTAEAAKILPGATPWEALAHLDEHGKHIEGVTEVREWLQGLMDEAIDALDGTHFELAPRVRKVEAMIAPAGGAAAPYYTAPSEDFSRPGRTWLPTMGETRFPVYDLVSTWYHEGVPGHHLQLAQWTHIAGRLSRYQATVGMVSANAEGWALYAERLMDELGFLPDAERRLGYLDAQMMRACRVIVDIGMHLELEIPAESPFHPGERWTPALAQEFFGMHSGRPADFVESELVRYLSMPGQAIGYKLGERAWLLGREKARARQGDAFDLKTWHMAALSQGSLGLDDLVDVLSKL from the coding sequence ATGTCAGACACAGCCGGCAGCGCGCTGCCCCGTCAGGTCGCCGACGCCTACGTCGACGCACTCATCGAACTCGACCCCATCACCGGCACCTACCTCGGTGTGAAGGAGAGCAACGGCCGTCTTCCCGACTTCTCACCCGCCGGAAGCGCGGCGCAGGCCGAACTCGACCGCGCGACCCTCGCGCGGCTGGACGAGGCCGAGCGGCAGCCCGGGGCGGACGGCGACGCCGAGCGGCTGTGCGGGCGACTGCTGCGGGAGCGGCTGACAGCCGCACTGGCGGTGTACGAGGCCGACGAGCACCTGCGCGCGGTGAGCAATATCCATTCACCCGCGCACAGCGTCCGCGAAGTCTTCACGCTGATGCCGACCGGGTCCGACGAGGACTGGGCCGCCGTGCTCGCCCGTCTCGGCGCGGTCCCGGCCGCGTTCGAGGGGTACCGCGCCTCGCTCGGCCTCGGTCTGGAGCGCGGACTCAAGGGCGGACCGCGACCCACCGCGACCTTCGTGGAACAGCTAACGGACTGGGCGGGCGAGGAGCACGGCTGGTTCGAGGAGTTCGTCGCGCAGGCGCCGGAACCACTCAGCAAGGAACTGACGACGGCCGCGCGGACGGCCACGGACGCGGTGCGGGACCTGCGCGACTGGATGCGGGACGTGTACGCGCCGGCCGTCGCGGGAGCGCCCGACACCGTCGGTGCGGAGCGCTACGCGCGCTGGTCGCGCTACTTCAACGGCACGGACCTGGACCTGAACGAGGCGTACGCGTACGGCTGGTCCGAATACCACCGGCTGCACGCGGAGATGACGGCCGAGGCGGCGAAAATCCTGCCGGGGGCGACGCCATGGGAAGCGCTCGCCCACCTAGACGAGCACGGCAAGCACATCGAGGGCGTGACCGAGGTCCGTGAGTGGCTGCAGGGCCTGATGGACGAGGCCATCGACGCGCTCGACGGCACCCACTTCGAACTCGCGCCCCGCGTACGGAAGGTGGAGGCGATGATCGCGCCCGCCGGCGGTGCGGCGGCCCCTTACTACACGGCGCCCTCGGAGGACTTCTCCCGCCCCGGCCGCACCTGGCTGCCGACGATGGGCGAGACCCGTTTCCCCGTGTACGACCTGGTGTCGACCTGGTACCACGAGGGCGTGCCGGGCCACCACCTCCAGCTCGCGCAGTGGACGCACATCGCGGGCCGGCTCTCGCGCTACCAGGCGACCGTCGGCATGGTCAGCGCCAACGCGGAGGGCTGGGCGCTGTACGCGGAACGGCTGATGGACGAGCTGGGTTTCCTGCCGGACGCGGAGCGCAGGCTCGGTTACCTGGACGCGCAGATGATGCGTGCGTGCCGGGTCATCGTCGACATCGGCATGCACCTGGAGCTGGAGATCCCGGCCGAGTCGCCGTTCCACCCGGGCGAACGGTGGACGCCTGCTCTCGCGCAGGAGTTCTTCGGCATGCACAGCGGCCGGCCGGCGGACTTCGTGGAGAGCGAACTGGTCCGTTACCTGTCGATGCCGGGGCAGGCCATCGGCTACAAGCTCGGCGAACGCGCCTGGCTGCTGGGCCGGGAGAAGGCCCGCGCGCGGCAGGGTGACGCCTTCGACCTCAAGACCTGGCACATGGCGGCGCTCTCGCAGGGCTCGCTGGGACTGGACGATCTGGTCGACGTGCTGTCGAAGCTCTGA
- a CDS encoding GNAT family N-acetyltransferase, whose product MRPTVPCQERPKMTQRQSKPALTSQTYSVRDHETPTGHSGPMSDPTTGTSARGPHPWPRRITDFLHLSRTADASTADTADGTSLWRMRATVKDRPGSLARLCAALAKCRIDILTLQTHPLTAGTVDEFLLRAPAPLLADDLLGAVRRGGGTDIWVERADAHDLVDAPARALALATCTALDPAELPLALRSLLGRCSVRSVPAYSPTGVPSPESVPVEGALDGTAMRLRDGTGGTVVVERPSLPFTPSEFARARALVALDASLGPRQPYGQESVTPPVGGGVTMRRIGEGAHTEAVALHDRCSERTLRLRYHGPMGNADGYLSHLLSPRFGRTLGAYTASGRLVGLGHLLWDGEEAEVALLVEDAWQRRGIGSALLSRLTVLAVREGCAHVYAVTQKSNKGMVAAMRELGLPLDYQVEETTVVITATLDHEAVRAFAPDGEPGLFEAGRPER is encoded by the coding sequence CTGAGACCGACAGTCCCATGCCAAGAACGGCCTAAAATGACCCAAAGGCAATCAAAACCAGCCTTAACCTCTCAGACATACTCTGTTCGTGATCACGAAACACCAACGGGCCACAGTGGTCCCATGAGTGATCCGACGACCGGCACGAGCGCGCGGGGCCCCCACCCATGGCCCCGCCGCATCACCGACTTCCTGCACCTCTCCAGGACAGCCGACGCGTCCACCGCCGACACCGCGGACGGCACATCGCTGTGGCGGATGCGGGCCACCGTCAAGGACAGGCCGGGCAGTCTCGCCCGGCTCTGTGCCGCACTCGCGAAGTGCCGGATCGACATCCTCACCCTTCAGACCCATCCGCTCACGGCAGGCACGGTCGACGAGTTCCTGCTCCGCGCGCCCGCGCCGCTCCTCGCCGACGACCTGCTCGGTGCGGTGCGGAGGGGCGGCGGCACGGACATCTGGGTGGAGCGGGCCGACGCGCACGACCTGGTCGACGCACCGGCCCGCGCCCTCGCGCTGGCGACCTGCACGGCGCTCGATCCGGCCGAACTGCCGCTCGCCCTGCGGTCGCTGCTCGGCCGGTGCTCGGTTCGCTCCGTGCCCGCGTACTCGCCGACGGGTGTGCCGTCGCCCGAAAGCGTGCCCGTGGAAGGGGCGTTGGACGGGACGGCGATGCGGCTGCGGGACGGCACCGGCGGCACGGTGGTCGTGGAGCGGCCGTCGCTCCCCTTCACCCCCAGCGAGTTCGCCAGGGCGCGGGCCCTGGTCGCCCTCGACGCGAGCCTCGGCCCCCGGCAGCCGTACGGGCAGGAGAGCGTCACTCCCCCGGTGGGCGGGGGCGTCACGATGCGCAGGATCGGCGAGGGGGCCCACACGGAGGCCGTCGCCCTGCACGACCGTTGCTCCGAACGCACGCTGCGCCTGCGCTACCACGGCCCGATGGGTAACGCGGACGGCTACCTCAGCCACCTGCTCAGCCCCCGGTTCGGCCGCACCCTCGGCGCGTACACGGCCTCCGGCCGGCTGGTGGGCCTCGGCCATCTCCTGTGGGACGGCGAAGAGGCGGAGGTCGCCCTGCTCGTCGAGGACGCGTGGCAGCGGCGGGGTATCGGCTCCGCGCTGCTCAGCCGGCTCACCGTGCTGGCCGTGCGCGAGGGCTGCGCCCACGTGTACGCGGTGACGCAGAAGAGCAACAAGGGCATGGTGGCGGCGATGCGGGAGCTCGGACTGCCGCTCGACTACCAGGTCGAGGAGACCACGGTCGTGATCACGGCGACGCTGGACCACGAGGCCGTGCGCGCCTTCGCCCCCGACGGGGAACCCGGCCTGTTCGAGGCGGGCCGGCCGGAGCGCTGA
- a CDS encoding SWIM zinc finger family protein — MTRSAQVLAYSRMSALENTPGGPLLGLETSSGLTPRGTEAHPRFFSGFLTSPKAAAGALLAVADVAAARYFRPRLRASLDPVVTGNGDRLRFESFSGCCGVYARLDVLEQGLGGTECGHGTTNVDVNNPLREALSRLTGQDPLHLRVGPDALTVSTVHGAVVEKKVPLPDRWLRGFAEAQVACAGFDLRAELSAAEAVRFLRALPQGGGRPGGAMWVVPSGPTLRPTSRPVQGAVCLPGPERLAALGRVLREAVALRVYGPVPDGAPTASAWEVDLPGMRLTLTLSPDASRGFSGEGGVLEALATEEAAADAELLSVLLAWEPRIDVADLADQSGLPPERVRAALVRLGTAGRVGYDLADAAYFHRELPYSGDGAEKHNPRLAAARALLATGAVRLEDASYAAVSSGERVYRVRESGGSLSCTCQWWTDHRGGRGPCKHALATRMARRSAAAITGGAR; from the coding sequence ATGACGCGATCCGCGCAGGTTCTCGCTTATTCCCGCATGTCCGCACTGGAGAACACACCGGGCGGCCCACTACTCGGACTTGAGACATCGTCAGGTCTCACGCCCAGGGGCACCGAGGCCCATCCCCGCTTCTTCTCCGGCTTCCTGACCTCGCCGAAGGCGGCAGCCGGCGCTCTGCTCGCCGTCGCCGACGTGGCGGCGGCGCGCTACTTCCGGCCGAGGCTGCGCGCCTCACTCGATCCGGTGGTGACGGGCAACGGCGACCGGTTGCGTTTCGAGTCCTTCTCCGGCTGCTGTGGTGTGTACGCACGCCTGGACGTGCTGGAGCAGGGCCTCGGAGGGACGGAGTGCGGACACGGCACGACCAACGTGGACGTCAACAACCCTCTGCGAGAGGCACTCTCACGGCTGACGGGGCAGGATCCGCTCCATCTGCGCGTCGGCCCGGACGCGTTGACGGTGAGCACGGTGCACGGCGCGGTGGTGGAGAAGAAAGTCCCTCTCCCCGACCGGTGGCTGCGCGGATTCGCCGAGGCCCAGGTCGCGTGTGCGGGGTTCGATCTGCGGGCCGAACTGTCCGCGGCCGAGGCGGTGCGATTCCTCCGAGCGCTCCCTCAGGGCGGCGGGCGGCCCGGAGGCGCGATGTGGGTCGTCCCTTCGGGGCCCACACTGCGGCCGACATCCCGTCCTGTGCAGGGAGCCGTCTGTCTGCCGGGGCCGGAGCGTCTCGCGGCGCTGGGCAGGGTGCTGCGGGAGGCCGTGGCCCTGCGGGTGTACGGCCCGGTACCGGACGGTGCGCCCACGGCGAGCGCGTGGGAGGTGGATCTGCCGGGGATGCGGCTGACACTGACGCTCTCGCCGGACGCGTCGCGGGGTTTCTCCGGAGAGGGCGGTGTGCTTGAGGCCCTCGCGACCGAGGAGGCGGCGGCGGACGCGGAGTTGCTGTCCGTACTGCTGGCCTGGGAGCCGCGGATCGACGTGGCGGACCTCGCCGATCAGTCCGGACTTCCGCCCGAGCGGGTGCGCGCGGCGCTCGTCCGGCTCGGTACGGCGGGCCGCGTCGGTTACGACCTGGCGGACGCTGCCTACTTCCATCGCGAACTGCCATACAGCGGGGACGGCGCCGAGAAGCACAACCCGCGCCTGGCCGCCGCGCGGGCGCTGCTCGCCACCGGCGCCGTGCGGCTGGAGGACGCGTCGTACGCGGCGGTGTCGTCCGGCGAACGCGTGTACCGGGTCCGCGAGTCGGGCGGAAGTCTGAGCTGTACGTGCCAGTGGTGGACGGATCACCGGGGCGGCAGGGGCCCGTGCAAGCACGCGCTGGCGACTCGCATGGCCCGCCGCTCGGCCGCCGCGATCACGGGAGGCGCGCGATGA